One region of Pseudoalteromonas galatheae genomic DNA includes:
- a CDS encoding DUF3010 family protein: protein MRTLGVEISGSEALLCMLTKEDDVFDIRDIRQRRFTLSNQGTELDEMRKFQFDFAKLVEDYGVDSIAIRQRPHKGKFAGSAAGFKMEAAIQLISGVDVQLLSGTEVKEQLKRNPIPVDFEDTGLKKFQEQAFINAYVYILRKTYGKEE, encoded by the coding sequence ATGAGAACACTTGGGGTTGAAATTTCAGGCAGCGAAGCTCTGCTTTGTATGCTAACGAAAGAAGATGACGTTTTTGATATCAGAGACATTCGTCAGCGCCGCTTTACGTTAAGTAACCAAGGGACAGAACTTGATGAAATGCGCAAGTTCCAATTCGACTTTGCAAAACTAGTAGAAGATTACGGCGTAGATTCTATCGCCATTCGTCAGCGCCCACATAAAGGTAAGTTCGCAGGTAGTGCGGCAGGTTTTAAAATGGAAGCAGCAATCCAGTTAATTTCAGGCGTGGACGTGCAGTTACTATCTGGTACTGAAGTTAAAGAGCAATTAAAAAGAAACCCAATTCCTGTTGACTTTGAAGACACTGGGTTGAAAAAGTTTCAAGAGCAAGCTTTCATTAATGCCTATGTTTATATTCTTCGTAAAACATACGGCAAAGAAGAATAA
- a CDS encoding endonuclease/exonuclease/phosphatase family protein, translated as MAKKRYRFATFNLLNFAAPPYSFYQLHEHYNETQWQTKTQFITGLIQHINPDVIVFQEVFSPDSLQMLCEDLGLVHFATVDAPSPDHVYPSVLFKPVVAIASKLPFKSFAPLEPCPELLEYLNNQHQFKFNRTPIKCKFDIPGFGLLACYAVHFKSQRVHSMAHMLGDSNQDDPLLTLLHETVGTMQSQISRSLEASIIYYDALKTQREKQAATLVMGDFNDALDSPALSFMTQAFPPVLASNGFDSVGLFDSFLYADNNHKEKPASHYYQGEGNVLDYILCSKEFNPNREAPRVKSLHYYSYDAHLDPKRMDEDICYSDHAAIAIEITL; from the coding sequence GTGGCCAAAAAGCGTTATCGGTTTGCAACCTTTAATCTACTAAATTTTGCAGCACCACCTTATTCCTTTTATCAGCTTCATGAGCACTATAATGAAACACAGTGGCAAACCAAAACTCAGTTCATCACGGGACTCATTCAGCATATAAACCCCGACGTCATTGTGTTTCAAGAGGTCTTCTCTCCTGATAGCTTACAGATGCTGTGCGAAGACTTGGGCCTTGTTCACTTTGCCACTGTCGATGCGCCAAGTCCTGATCACGTATATCCATCAGTACTGTTTAAACCAGTAGTCGCTATCGCATCGAAGCTACCATTTAAATCTTTTGCACCGTTAGAGCCCTGCCCCGAATTACTCGAATACCTTAATAATCAACATCAATTTAAATTCAATCGTACCCCGATAAAATGTAAGTTCGATATTCCAGGCTTTGGGTTACTGGCGTGTTATGCCGTCCACTTTAAGTCTCAACGCGTGCATTCAATGGCCCACATGCTAGGAGATTCCAATCAAGACGATCCGCTACTTACATTGCTCCACGAAACCGTAGGTACGATGCAGTCGCAGATCTCACGTTCACTCGAAGCTTCCATCATTTATTACGATGCATTAAAGACACAAAGAGAGAAACAGGCTGCAACATTGGTGATGGGCGACTTCAATGATGCGTTAGACAGCCCGGCACTATCTTTTATGACGCAAGCCTTTCCACCCGTACTTGCCAGTAATGGCTTTGACAGTGTCGGGTTGTTCGACAGTTTTCTTTATGCCGACAACAACCACAAAGAAAAGCCCGCCAGTCATTACTATCAAGGTGAGGGTAATGTACTTGATTACATTCTTTGTTCAAAAGAATTCAATCCCAACCGAGAAGCGCCTAGGGTGAAGTCGTTACATTACTACAGTTACGATGCTCACCTTGATCCAAAGCGTATGGACGAAGATATTTGCTATTCTGACCATGCAGCGATAGCAATAGAAATAACACTGTGA
- the thrS gene encoding threonine--tRNA ligase — MPVITLPDGSQRIFENPVTTLEVAQDIGPGLAKATIAGRVNGVRVDACDLIENDSALEIITAKDDDGLEIIRHSCAHLIGHAVKQLFPEAKMAIGPTIDNGFYYDVDLEHSLTQEDLEAIEKRMLELAKTDYDVVKKKVSWQEARDAFEARGETYKMEILDENIAKDDRPGLYHHQEYVDMCRGPHVPNMKFCHHFKIMKVAGAYWRGNSENKMLQRIYGTAWADKKQLKAYLKRLEEAEKRDHRKIGKALDLWHWQEEAPGMVFWHNDGWSIYRELEDFVREKLREYQYEEVKGPLMMDRGLWEKSGHWDKYSDAMFTTESEKREYAIKPMNCPGHVQIFNQGLKSYRDLPLRMAEFGCCHRNEPSGALHGLMRVRGFTQDDAHIFCTEEQIMDEVSACIKMVYDTYSTFGFEKIVVKLSTRPEKRIGEDEMWDKAEEALAEALKVNNIEFEYLPGEGAFYGPKIEFTLYDCLERAWQCGTVQLDFALPGRLGATYVAENNERKTPVMIHRAILGSLERFIGILTEEYAGQFPTWLAPKQVVIMNITDKQADYVHEVVQKLNKLGIRACADLRNEKIGFKIREHTLKRIPYLLVVGDKEVEQQEVAVRTRTGEDLGKFSIDDFIAKVSEEIKNRL, encoded by the coding sequence ATGCCAGTTATTACTCTCCCTGACGGCAGTCAGCGTATTTTTGAAAACCCTGTCACTACTTTAGAAGTCGCTCAAGACATCGGTCCTGGCCTTGCGAAAGCAACGATTGCTGGCCGTGTAAATGGCGTTCGTGTTGACGCTTGTGACCTCATCGAAAATGATTCAGCACTTGAAATCATCACTGCAAAAGACGACGACGGTCTTGAGATTATTCGTCACTCGTGTGCGCACTTGATTGGTCACGCTGTAAAACAATTGTTCCCAGAAGCTAAAATGGCGATTGGTCCTACCATCGACAACGGTTTTTATTACGATGTTGACCTAGAGCATTCGCTTACTCAAGAAGACCTTGAAGCGATTGAAAAGCGTATGTTGGAGTTGGCAAAGACCGACTACGATGTAGTAAAGAAAAAGGTGAGCTGGCAAGAAGCGCGCGATGCATTTGAAGCACGCGGTGAAACCTATAAGATGGAAATCTTGGACGAGAATATCGCGAAAGATGATCGCCCAGGTTTATATCACCACCAAGAATATGTTGATATGTGTCGTGGTCCGCACGTACCAAATATGAAGTTCTGTCACCACTTTAAGATTATGAAAGTGGCAGGTGCATACTGGCGCGGTAACTCAGAAAATAAGATGTTACAGCGTATCTACGGTACAGCTTGGGCTGACAAGAAGCAGCTAAAGGCTTACCTTAAGCGTTTAGAAGAAGCTGAAAAGCGCGATCACCGCAAAATTGGTAAAGCACTCGATCTGTGGCACTGGCAAGAAGAAGCACCAGGCATGGTATTCTGGCATAATGATGGCTGGAGCATTTATCGCGAGCTTGAAGATTTTGTTCGTGAAAAACTACGCGAATATCAGTACGAAGAAGTAAAAGGTCCGTTGATGATGGACCGTGGCTTGTGGGAAAAATCAGGTCACTGGGATAAGTATTCAGATGCCATGTTCACGACTGAGTCAGAGAAACGTGAGTATGCTATTAAACCAATGAACTGCCCGGGTCACGTGCAGATCTTTAACCAAGGTCTAAAGTCATACCGAGATTTGCCATTACGTATGGCTGAGTTTGGTTGTTGTCACCGGAATGAACCATCAGGCGCATTACATGGCTTGATGCGCGTTCGTGGCTTTACTCAAGATGATGCGCATATCTTCTGTACAGAAGAGCAAATCATGGATGAAGTATCTGCGTGTATCAAAATGGTATACGACACATACTCGACATTTGGCTTTGAAAAGATTGTTGTAAAGCTTTCTACTCGTCCAGAAAAGCGCATTGGTGAAGACGAAATGTGGGACAAAGCGGAAGAAGCATTGGCCGAAGCGTTGAAAGTCAACAACATTGAGTTTGAATATCTGCCGGGTGAAGGGGCGTTTTATGGTCCTAAAATTGAATTTACGCTATACGATTGTTTAGAACGTGCGTGGCAATGTGGTACAGTGCAGTTAGACTTCGCATTACCTGGTCGTTTAGGTGCAACTTATGTTGCGGAAAATAACGAGCGTAAAACGCCGGTTATGATCCACCGTGCTATTCTGGGTTCACTAGAGCGCTTTATTGGTATTCTAACGGAAGAATATGCTGGTCAATTCCCAACTTGGCTTGCGCCGAAACAAGTTGTGATCATGAATATCACGGATAAACAAGCGGATTATGTCCACGAAGTTGTACAAAAGTTGAATAAACTTGGAATAAGAGCTTGTGCCGACTTGAGAAATGAGAAGATTGGTTTTAAAATCCGCGAGCATACTTTAAAACGTATACCTTATTTGCTAGTGGTGGGTGATAAAGAAGTCGAGCAACAAGAAGTTGCAGTAAGAACCCGTACTGGTGAAGATTTAGGTAAATTCTCGATTGATGATTTCATCGCGAAAGTTAGCGAAGAGATTAAAAATCGACTATAA
- a CDS encoding transcription antitermination NusB family protein, whose amino-acid sequence MLRIKCSTVAIFLACSLLSTKLIANSDSNPASLIFAVNTDKRVYENTQSLEAQLPIRGSLDSSSASIQYAATYHSIVGNYFEAEKLISGVISPDMLLNDYRLVPALEVIKQKSMKTRITMVNEAYHNAKHRALTIALLQPLYDQGYRYLALEALSSQTDVEQQVNKHGFTTYDHGIYTMEATFASLIFEAKTIGYEIISYDRESQDNRAKVAALELQEKVFNSNPDAKLLIHLGFSQLDEQKQLASELKQQLQVNPLTIDQVRLSEVHSETGDGPLLLERVTSTSQHYSSDPERFDLSVTWPKTIHVENRPSWISSTFRLKKQPLSICKQTFPCYLELAFFTKESNKLVPIDKITIEKPLEQVHLKHYSAPLTLTSYNAITGELIAQKRLNKKQL is encoded by the coding sequence GTGTTACGTATAAAGTGTTCAACGGTAGCCATTTTTTTGGCATGTTCCCTGTTAAGTACAAAACTAATTGCCAATTCAGATAGCAATCCAGCATCATTAATATTTGCCGTCAACACAGACAAACGTGTGTACGAAAATACACAGTCTCTTGAGGCTCAGTTACCTATCCGTGGGAGTTTAGACAGTAGCTCAGCCAGTATTCAATATGCAGCGACTTACCATTCTATAGTTGGTAACTATTTTGAAGCGGAAAAGCTCATTTCAGGTGTGATTAGCCCTGACATGTTATTAAATGACTATCGCTTGGTTCCTGCTCTGGAAGTCATCAAGCAAAAATCGATGAAAACTCGTATCACTATGGTGAATGAAGCGTACCATAATGCCAAGCATCGTGCGTTAACAATCGCCCTGCTTCAACCTTTATACGATCAAGGTTATCGCTACCTCGCGTTAGAGGCATTGTCCTCCCAAACTGATGTTGAGCAGCAGGTAAATAAACATGGCTTTACCACATACGACCATGGTATCTACACGATGGAAGCGACATTCGCCAGCTTAATATTTGAGGCAAAAACAATTGGCTATGAAATTATTAGCTATGATAGAGAATCGCAAGACAATAGAGCTAAAGTTGCCGCGTTAGAATTACAGGAAAAAGTATTTAATAGCAATCCCGATGCAAAGCTACTGATCCACCTTGGTTTCTCACAATTGGACGAGCAAAAACAATTAGCGAGTGAGTTAAAACAGCAGTTGCAGGTCAACCCACTGACGATAGACCAAGTTAGACTATCTGAAGTTCATTCTGAAACTGGCGATGGACCATTATTGCTTGAACGAGTAACTAGTACTTCACAACACTACTCTTCTGATCCTGAACGCTTTGATTTATCCGTTACTTGGCCAAAAACCATTCATGTCGAGAACCGCCCAAGCTGGATATCATCTACTTTTAGGCTGAAAAAACAGCCACTGAGTATCTGTAAACAAACTTTTCCTTGCTATCTAGAGCTGGCTTTTTTTACTAAGGAATCTAATAAGCTCGTTCCTATTGATAAAATAACGATAGAAAAACCGCTTGAGCAAGTCCATTTAAAACATTACTCAGCCCCGTTAACGCTCACTAGCTACAATGCAATTACAGGTGAGCTAATCGCCCAAAAGCGACTCAATAAAAAACAATTATAA